A stretch of the Bacillus sp. B-jedd genome encodes the following:
- a CDS encoding extracellular solute-binding protein, with translation MSASLLLAACGGNDEGSNSKKSSGDAGDNKEKLEEKIVVYSPHGKDILSKFEKQFEDKYDVDVEWLDMGSQEILDRIRSEKNNPQADIWWGAPSVNFDQAKDEGLLEPYEPSYAGSLDKTFHDPDWHWSGTSQTPEVIMYNSKQLKKEDAPKDWDELLDSKWKDKIIIRYPLASGTMRTIFSAMIYRDFKDSQDPQKGYDWLKKLDANTKEYAANPEMMYNKVAKGEGVLSVWAMPDVVMLKENKNYPFEFIIPESGTPVLTEGIAKVKGAKHPKAAEAFYEFVNTPEAAKLLAEEFYRIPTRDDVKDLPKWITETEIKAMDIDWKVFQKESDGWMKYWDENIKSGEKEIKE, from the coding sequence ATGTCAGCTTCGCTGCTGCTGGCGGCTTGCGGAGGGAATGACGAAGGGTCGAACAGCAAGAAGTCTTCTGGCGACGCTGGGGACAACAAGGAAAAGCTTGAAGAAAAAATCGTTGTGTACTCGCCTCATGGCAAGGACATTTTGTCTAAATTCGAGAAGCAATTCGAGGATAAATACGATGTCGATGTTGAATGGCTTGACATGGGTTCGCAGGAAATCCTTGACCGGATCCGTTCCGAAAAGAACAATCCGCAGGCTGACATTTGGTGGGGCGCTCCTTCCGTGAACTTCGACCAGGCGAAAGATGAAGGCCTTCTTGAGCCATATGAGCCTTCCTATGCCGGCAGCCTGGACAAAACATTCCATGATCCTGATTGGCACTGGTCCGGAACGAGCCAGACACCGGAAGTCATCATGTATAACAGCAAACAGCTGAAGAAGGAAGATGCGCCGAAGGATTGGGATGAACTTCTTGACTCAAAGTGGAAGGACAAGATTATCATTCGATATCCGCTTGCATCCGGGACAATGAGGACGATTTTCTCAGCGATGATATACCGCGACTTCAAGGATTCCCAAGATCCGCAAAAAGGCTACGATTGGCTGAAAAAGCTTGACGCAAATACAAAGGAATACGCCGCTAACCCTGAAATGATGTACAACAAGGTTGCCAAAGGGGAGGGAGTCCTTTCCGTCTGGGCTATGCCGGATGTCGTCATGCTGAAGGAAAACAAAAACTACCCGTTTGAATTTATCATTCCGGAGAGCGGGACTCCAGTTTTGACAGAAGGAATTGCAAAAGTCAAAGGCGCGAAGCATCCGAAAGCTGCCGAAGCATTTTATGAGTTTGTCAATACACCAGAAGCCGCGAAGCTATTGGCTGAAGAGTTTTACCGAATCCCGACAAGGGACGATGTGAAGGATCTGCCGAAATGGATTACCGAAACTGAAATCAAGGCCATGGATATCGATTGGAAAGTATTCCAGAAAGAAAGCGATGGCTGGATGAAGTATTGGGATGAAAACATTAAGAGCGGAGAGAAAGAAATTAAAGAATAG
- a CDS encoding ROK family transcriptional regulator, translating into MSSTKMTVKEKNKKKVLNCIREYSPISRAEIAVKARISKPTVSMLVDELIQGKLVFEKGIGESSSQGGRRPIQLYFNEKAFFIVGTDIGGTKVKTIICDLGGNIVASSSFKTGQFLQSGLLKQVAKEIESLVQKHNIDRSKILGMGAGVPGITDTGKGIVIEAPSLNWVRYPFIQEAKQLFPFPVYVDNDVNVAALGEQWLGNAKNKRNVLFIAVGTGIGSGIIIHNKLYRGSSYAAGELGYMVTDKNEMKGDFTPVFHRYGYLESVAGGKAIGARLTKAVLKQPKHSLYEEAKAGELSGEMAFKLAKSGDETALAVLDEAIEHLAYGIINAASLLNPEVIILGGGVFKSADLLLPKMKEIVNQYLPSPAELKISQLGENAGAMGAVSLFLREHDTIFKI; encoded by the coding sequence ATGAGCTCAACCAAAATGACTGTAAAAGAGAAAAACAAAAAGAAAGTATTGAATTGCATCCGAGAGTATTCGCCGATTTCACGGGCTGAGATTGCCGTAAAAGCGCGGATTAGCAAACCGACCGTCTCGATGCTCGTTGATGAACTGATCCAAGGGAAGCTTGTTTTTGAAAAAGGAATCGGTGAATCATCCTCCCAGGGCGGAAGAAGGCCAATTCAGCTTTATTTCAACGAAAAAGCGTTCTTTATTGTCGGAACCGATATCGGCGGCACGAAAGTCAAAACGATTATTTGCGACCTTGGCGGCAATATCGTCGCCTCAAGCAGTTTTAAAACCGGGCAATTCTTGCAATCGGGTTTGCTGAAGCAGGTTGCGAAGGAAATTGAATCCCTTGTTCAAAAACACAACATCGACCGCAGTAAAATACTTGGCATGGGGGCCGGAGTACCCGGCATTACCGACACAGGCAAGGGTATTGTCATCGAGGCGCCGAGCCTGAACTGGGTCCGTTATCCATTTATTCAAGAGGCAAAGCAACTCTTTCCGTTCCCCGTGTATGTAGACAATGATGTCAATGTGGCGGCGCTCGGGGAGCAATGGCTCGGCAATGCGAAGAACAAACGGAATGTTTTGTTTATTGCCGTCGGGACAGGGATTGGCAGCGGGATTATCATCCATAACAAGCTTTACCGAGGTTCCTCTTATGCCGCGGGTGAGCTTGGCTATATGGTTACTGATAAGAATGAGATGAAAGGTGATTTCACGCCGGTTTTCCATCGGTATGGCTACCTGGAAAGCGTGGCGGGAGGGAAGGCGATTGGCGCGCGATTGACGAAGGCGGTGCTTAAGCAGCCCAAACATTCCCTCTATGAAGAGGCGAAGGCGGGCGAGCTGTCCGGCGAAATGGCGTTCAAACTTGCGAAATCCGGCGACGAAACGGCCCTGGCTGTTCTGGATGAGGCGATCGAGCACCTTGCTTACGGAATTATCAACGCCGCAAGCCTGTTAAATCCGGAAGTGATTATTTTAGGAGGTGGTGTTTTCAAGTCTGCAGATTTGCTTTTGCCAAAAATGAAGGAAATCGTCAATCAGTATCTTCCCAGTCCGGCAGAATTAAAGATTTCCCAACTTGGCGAGAATGCAGGCGCAATGGGAGCTGTCTCACTGTTCCTTCGGGAGCACGATACCATTTTCAAAATTTAA
- a CDS encoding NEW3 domain-containing protein, whose product MRKLWSALLSLLLVLSLLPFSGGAAKAEEHDAALWNVVKPLGTTVTFLNTGAHPDDERSDFLAYLSRGLGVKTSSLIANRGEGGQNEIGPELGNALGIIRSREMIEAAKITGVKAYHLSETTSDAIYDFGFSKSPEETLEKWGENVTYERLIRFIRTYQPDIVMPSFLNVDTQHGHHRTMTILSERAFKDAADPSVYPEQLKDGLSVWQVKKFYLPVSKDAATTSIEIGMYDPIYGMSYPQLGEQSRYLHKSQGMGNDIPVAPRQTHLQLVHSAVETNSDNGLFAGIPYNFKEWAQVLPKNANDLKVQYTKLQADLDAIIEAYPNRKIVFVKSQKALKDVKRLVAKTKSSKLEAALKNDLLHKLALKKEQLREASFEASGLTVDAKSEDTILTKGQTTTVTVELKNNGVQNLHNAKVELLVPDGWEVSGNRSAGSLGSGSNATLTFTVTVPEDAEYYHPYDETAIRASVSFEASGAKTVQVKELDGTIAVLPDVALTLSPEDIVVNTANVQDEIPVTVKVKNYHEGSTSANVKLNVPAGWGVTPASTDINFAKKLEEKEVSFKLVPPADVKEGRFEVDATAVVNGRTVDSTIQEISYSHIGTFYYQYPAKVNGVAFELLTNPDLKIGYIDSGFDMVADYLVNAGLDITKLTEADLASADLSQYDTIVTGIRAYLSRPDLKANNARLKEYVANGGHLVVQYHKPEDGWNKDTTAPYPLTIGSPSIKWRVTDENAKVTVLQPESPLFNYPNKIDDSDWSGWVQERGLYYPSVWAPEYETFVSMADPGEEPFTGGILMAKYGKGTYLYTNLVFYRQIQGQVPGGYRIFTNLISYGGQ is encoded by the coding sequence TTGAGAAAACTTTGGAGCGCATTGCTGTCCCTTCTTCTTGTACTCTCACTATTGCCATTTTCAGGAGGTGCCGCTAAAGCCGAGGAACATGATGCCGCATTATGGAATGTTGTTAAACCACTCGGTACAACCGTCACATTCCTGAACACAGGCGCCCATCCGGATGATGAGCGAAGCGATTTCCTCGCCTATCTGTCAAGGGGCCTGGGCGTGAAAACGTCTAGCCTGATTGCGAACCGCGGCGAGGGCGGGCAAAATGAAATCGGCCCCGAACTTGGCAACGCCCTCGGCATCATCCGTTCAAGGGAAATGATCGAAGCCGCGAAGATTACGGGCGTAAAGGCCTATCATCTTAGCGAAACGACATCCGATGCCATTTATGATTTTGGTTTCTCTAAGAGCCCAGAAGAAACGCTGGAAAAATGGGGAGAAAACGTGACATATGAGCGCTTGATCCGTTTTATCCGGACATACCAGCCTGACATTGTCATGCCATCCTTCCTGAACGTCGATACCCAGCACGGCCACCACCGAACAATGACGATCCTTAGTGAAAGGGCGTTCAAGGACGCAGCCGATCCTTCCGTCTATCCTGAGCAGTTAAAGGATGGCCTGTCTGTCTGGCAAGTGAAAAAATTCTATCTACCAGTCTCAAAGGATGCGGCAACAACCTCAATCGAAATCGGAATGTATGACCCAATTTACGGTATGTCCTATCCGCAGCTTGGCGAGCAATCGCGTTATCTGCACAAAAGCCAGGGCATGGGAAATGATATTCCAGTCGCACCGAGGCAGACACATCTTCAACTCGTACATTCAGCGGTCGAGACAAATAGCGACAACGGCCTGTTCGCAGGAATACCGTATAATTTCAAGGAATGGGCACAAGTTTTGCCTAAAAACGCTAACGACCTGAAAGTCCAATACACGAAGCTCCAGGCAGACCTCGATGCGATTATCGAAGCCTATCCGAACAGGAAAATTGTATTCGTGAAAAGCCAGAAGGCCCTCAAGGATGTTAAACGGCTGGTGGCAAAAACGAAAAGCTCCAAGCTTGAGGCGGCACTGAAAAATGACCTTCTCCACAAGCTGGCTTTGAAAAAGGAGCAGCTGCGTGAAGCTAGCTTTGAAGCGTCCGGCCTTACTGTTGACGCAAAATCTGAAGATACCATTTTGACTAAAGGACAGACTACAACAGTCACCGTAGAGCTAAAAAACAACGGTGTCCAGAATCTGCATAACGCCAAGGTTGAATTGCTCGTCCCTGACGGCTGGGAGGTTTCCGGGAACCGTTCAGCGGGCAGTCTTGGTTCCGGCAGTAACGCTACTCTGACGTTCACCGTCACTGTCCCGGAAGATGCAGAGTATTATCATCCTTATGATGAGACAGCGATCCGGGCATCAGTAAGCTTCGAGGCGTCCGGCGCGAAAACGGTCCAGGTAAAAGAACTGGATGGAACTATCGCGGTGCTTCCAGATGTGGCCCTGACTTTGTCACCGGAGGATATTGTCGTGAACACAGCGAATGTCCAGGACGAAATCCCGGTTACCGTCAAAGTGAAGAATTATCATGAAGGAAGCACTAGTGCGAACGTCAAGCTGAACGTCCCGGCAGGCTGGGGTGTAACGCCGGCTTCAACTGACATAAATTTTGCAAAAAAGCTTGAGGAAAAAGAGGTCAGCTTCAAACTCGTTCCTCCAGCAGATGTGAAGGAAGGCCGATTTGAAGTGGATGCGACTGCGGTCGTGAATGGCAGGACAGTTGACTCTACGATACAGGAAATCAGCTACAGCCATATCGGCACATTCTATTATCAATATCCGGCCAAGGTGAACGGTGTCGCGTTCGAGCTCCTGACAAACCCGGATTTGAAAATTGGCTATATCGACAGCGGCTTTGATATGGTGGCCGATTACCTCGTCAACGCAGGCTTGGACATCACCAAGCTGACGGAAGCCGACCTGGCATCCGCCGATTTAAGCCAGTACGATACGATTGTCACTGGCATCCGCGCCTATCTGTCCCGCCCGGACTTGAAGGCGAACAATGCGCGTTTGAAAGAATACGTCGCCAATGGCGGGCACCTCGTAGTCCAGTACCATAAACCGGAAGACGGTTGGAACAAGGACACGACTGCGCCTTATCCACTGACGATCGGCAGCCCGTCCATCAAATGGAGGGTCACGGATGAAAACGCCAAAGTAACCGTGCTGCAGCCTGAATCGCCTCTGTTCAACTATCCAAACAAAATTGACGACAGCGACTGGTCTGGCTGGGTCCAAGAACGCGGATTGTACTATCCAAGTGTCTGGGCGCCAGAGTATGAAACCTTTGTCAGCATGGCCGACCCTGGCGAGGAACCGTTCACCGGCGGCATTCTCATGGCCAAGTATGGCAAGGGCACATACCTTTATACAAATCTCGTCTTCTACCGCCAAATCCAGGGACAGGTTCCAGGCGGGTACCGAATCTTTACGAATTTGATCAGCTATGGCGGGCAATAA
- a CDS encoding DUF3100 domain-containing protein produces the protein MKSKFIYLLVFVLLVITASEMIGFQSIAVGNIKIGLLPLVFAILITMLLGLPFLRKGVLQKVYSPENVKFASKNLIFIMLPLMARYGADVAPHLQEILKLGWIFLFQELGNLGTVVLGLPVALFLGLRREAIGSTLGLGREGELAYITEKYTLDSPEGRGVLSLYIIGTLFGAIFFSIIAPVMLDLGFRVEALAIASGMGSASMMTASSSSLVARIPDMQSTILAYASASQLLTSFLGTFTMVFLAVPLQRFVYRLFVRSEN, from the coding sequence ATGAAATCGAAATTCATTTATTTATTAGTATTTGTTCTGCTTGTCATTACAGCATCGGAAATGATCGGCTTCCAGTCGATAGCCGTTGGAAATATTAAAATCGGCCTGTTGCCGCTCGTGTTCGCCATCTTGATAACAATGTTGCTCGGCCTTCCTTTTTTAAGGAAAGGGGTTTTACAAAAGGTATATAGCCCTGAGAACGTGAAATTTGCAAGTAAAAATCTCATCTTTATTATGCTGCCGCTAATGGCCAGGTACGGAGCGGACGTCGCGCCGCATCTGCAGGAAATCCTGAAGCTCGGCTGGATTTTCCTTTTCCAGGAGCTCGGCAACCTCGGCACCGTTGTATTAGGGCTGCCAGTTGCGTTGTTCCTTGGTCTGAGGCGTGAAGCGATTGGCTCGACCCTCGGCCTTGGCCGTGAAGGGGAACTCGCTTATATTACCGAAAAATACACCTTGGATTCGCCTGAAGGCCGTGGCGTCCTGTCGCTTTACATCATTGGCACGCTTTTTGGAGCGATTTTCTTCAGTATCATTGCGCCAGTCATGCTTGACCTTGGATTCCGGGTCGAGGCACTTGCCATCGCATCAGGGATGGGCTCCGCGAGCATGATGACTGCTTCGTCCTCCAGCCTTGTTGCGCGGATTCCGGACATGCAGAGCACGATACTGGCTTATGCTTCGGCCAGCCAGCTTCTGACCAGCTTCCTCGGAACGTTCACAATGGTCTTCCTTGCTGTCCCTTTGCAGCGCTTCGTGTACCGTTTATTTGTTAGGAGTGAAAATTAA
- a CDS encoding M20/M25/M40 family metallo-hydrolase yields the protein MLFEEHYEEIAALSKQIFHSPELGYKEFKTKATVIEFLKKINLAIELDEFSTTGFKTALGTGKDLNIAFIAELDAVYAPSHKWSDPETGAAHNCGHYTQIGIALAIYSWLYKSEAYKNFDYDLTFVFVPAEEYLDLTYRSKLLAENKISYYGGKPEAMKLGVFDGIDLGICVHAMGGEFPERTIEVNCDLAGFLYKKYTFKGKASHAGFDPFSGKNAYNMSTLFNVALGLSRQQLNEKEMVRINPIVMETDMSTNVIPNQITVGSDIRTQSIEYMKEVVTRMDDAALGSAQALQGEVAIETQMGYLPFVQDRYLNEFVITAFEKNNEITAIRNNTPISAAGDIGDLSYLFPCIQVGYSGFTGTIHGDDFIDIDPKFIYEVFPRFMAEVLQEMNGKIDRTKLYKRTYEEYEKLLSSILD from the coding sequence ATGTTATTTGAAGAACATTATGAAGAAATCGCAGCATTATCAAAACAAATTTTCCACAGCCCTGAACTCGGATACAAGGAATTCAAAACGAAAGCAACTGTGATTGAATTTTTGAAAAAAATCAACCTGGCCATCGAGTTGGACGAGTTCAGCACAACCGGCTTTAAAACAGCCCTCGGTACCGGTAAAGACTTGAACATCGCATTCATCGCCGAACTGGATGCTGTTTACGCGCCGAGCCATAAATGGTCCGACCCTGAAACTGGCGCCGCCCATAACTGCGGCCATTATACACAAATAGGAATTGCGCTCGCAATTTACAGCTGGCTGTACAAATCGGAAGCATATAAAAACTTCGATTACGACCTAACTTTCGTGTTCGTGCCAGCCGAGGAATATCTTGACCTTACCTACCGGTCCAAGCTGCTCGCCGAGAATAAAATCAGCTATTATGGCGGCAAGCCTGAAGCGATGAAACTAGGTGTCTTTGACGGGATCGACCTTGGCATCTGCGTCCATGCGATGGGTGGCGAGTTCCCCGAGCGCACGATTGAAGTCAACTGCGACCTGGCCGGTTTCCTGTACAAAAAATATACGTTTAAAGGAAAAGCGAGCCATGCAGGGTTTGACCCGTTTTCCGGCAAAAATGCCTATAACATGTCGACGCTTTTCAATGTCGCATTGGGCCTTAGCCGCCAGCAGTTGAATGAAAAGGAAATGGTGCGCATCAACCCGATTGTCATGGAAACCGATATGTCCACCAATGTCATCCCCAACCAGATAACCGTGGGCAGCGACATCAGGACGCAATCGATTGAATATATGAAAGAAGTTGTCACGCGGATGGATGACGCTGCGCTTGGAAGCGCCCAGGCATTGCAGGGTGAAGTCGCAATTGAAACCCAAATGGGCTATCTCCCATTTGTCCAAGACCGCTACCTGAATGAGTTTGTCATTACTGCTTTTGAAAAGAATAACGAAATTACCGCGATCAGGAACAATACTCCAATCAGCGCGGCTGGTGACATCGGCGATCTGTCCTATCTGTTTCCGTGCATCCAGGTCGGCTACAGCGGATTTACCGGTACGATTCACGGCGATGACTTCATCGATATCGACCCAAAGTTTATCTATGAAGTTTTCCCGAGATTCATGGCCGAGGTCTTGCAAGAGATGAACGGCAAAATCGACCGGACGAAACTCTATAAACGCACCTACGAAGAGTACGAGAAGCTGCTTTCGTCCATTCTAGACTAG
- a CDS encoding GNAT family N-acetyltransferase — translation MLGPMWIQPFTPYAICAGDTVVGLAAVEYIPDNEDYDRHWVPRFMIGEQFQGKGYGKSAMLKIIEMIIEQHPACERVRLSVVQENTAAIAFYKHIGFIETNEMLEDERVMDYFVNK, via the coding sequence TTGCTTGGGCCTATGTGGATCCAACCGTTTACCCCCTACGCTATTTGCGCGGGCGATACAGTCGTCGGGCTGGCAGCCGTTGAATATATTCCAGACAACGAGGATTATGATCGGCACTGGGTGCCCCGGTTTATGATTGGAGAGCAATTCCAGGGCAAAGGCTATGGCAAAAGCGCTATGCTGAAAATCATCGAAATGATTATCGAACAGCATCCCGCTTGTGAACGAGTCAGGCTTTCCGTCGTCCAGGAAAACACCGCCGCCATCGCCTTTTACAAACACATAGGCTTCATCGAAACCAACGAAATGCTCGAAGACGAACGCGTCATGGACTACTTTGTAAATAAGTGA